A part of Roseimicrobium gellanilyticum genomic DNA contains:
- the trhA gene encoding PAQR family membrane homeostasis protein TrhA yields MRPSPVEDARHFTPGEEAANWITHGIGLLLSTAALVLLMIDAILHGTAWHMVSFAVYGTTLVGLYSASTAYHAIRGPQLKLLFKKLDHAAIFLLIAGTYTPFLLTVLRGPLGWTLFGVIWTLCVTGAVMQLVPRKVHRFASVFAYLFAGWLVLVAIKPLVAALPSGGTWLLVAGGICYSSGIIFYRWHRLRYHHAIWHTFVLAGSICHFLAVLLYVLPTPTA; encoded by the coding sequence ATGCGCCCCTCTCCGGTGGAAGACGCGCGTCACTTCACCCCGGGTGAAGAAGCCGCCAACTGGATCACCCACGGCATCGGCCTGCTCCTCAGTACAGCGGCTCTGGTGCTGCTCATGATTGATGCCATCCTGCACGGCACCGCGTGGCACATGGTCAGCTTTGCTGTGTATGGGACCACACTGGTGGGCCTCTACTCCGCATCCACGGCCTATCATGCCATCCGCGGCCCACAGCTGAAGCTGCTCTTCAAGAAGCTCGACCACGCCGCCATCTTTCTGCTCATTGCGGGCACCTACACCCCCTTCCTCCTCACGGTGCTGAGGGGCCCACTGGGCTGGACGCTCTTCGGCGTCATCTGGACACTCTGCGTCACAGGCGCGGTGATGCAGCTCGTGCCACGGAAGGTGCACCGCTTCGCCTCTGTCTTCGCCTACCTATTTGCTGGTTGGCTTGTGCTCGTGGCCATCAAGCCACTCGTCGCCGCCCTGCCCAGCGGTGGCACCTGGCTGCTCGTTGCAGGCGGCATCTGCTACAGCTCGGGCATCATCTTCTACCGCTGGCACCGGCTTCGCTACCACCACGCCATCTGGCATACCTTCGTGCTGGCTGGCAGCATCTGCCATTTCCTGGCGGTTCTGCTCTATGTGCTGCCGACGCCTACGGCTTGA
- a CDS encoding phosphoribosyltransferase → MLFRDRIDAGRQLAQRLSAYAGRADVVIVGLPRGGVPVAAEVAKALHVPLDIMVVRKLGVPGHEELALGAIAPGDALVVNPGVMAQLREPEVALHEAMARETKELERREQEYRVARPSIDLRGKTALVVDDGLATGATMHAAVEALRRRGVMQCVVAVPVAAWESRRSFEDAGIEVVFVFEPQEFHAVGRHYEDFTQTTDEEVLQVLREVLEGTQDSCRSFTIIPPQLQKGE, encoded by the coding sequence ATGCTGTTTCGAGACCGCATTGACGCTGGGCGGCAACTGGCACAACGCCTGTCCGCATACGCAGGACGTGCTGATGTGGTGATTGTGGGGTTGCCTCGAGGTGGAGTACCTGTGGCTGCAGAAGTGGCAAAGGCGCTGCATGTGCCGCTGGACATCATGGTGGTGCGCAAGCTGGGGGTGCCAGGGCATGAAGAACTGGCACTTGGAGCCATCGCGCCAGGCGATGCGCTGGTGGTGAATCCCGGGGTCATGGCCCAATTGCGTGAGCCGGAGGTGGCTCTGCATGAGGCGATGGCGCGGGAGACGAAGGAACTGGAGCGGCGTGAGCAGGAGTACCGGGTCGCGAGGCCGTCCATCGATCTGAGAGGCAAGACAGCCCTCGTGGTGGATGATGGCCTGGCCACGGGAGCGACGATGCATGCCGCGGTGGAAGCGCTGAGGCGTCGCGGTGTCATGCAGTGTGTGGTGGCCGTGCCGGTGGCAGCGTGGGAATCACGCCGGAGTTTTGAGGATGCCGGCATCGAGGTCGTCTTCGTATTCGAACCCCAGGAATTCCATGCCGTGGGGCGTCATTACGAGGACTTCACGCAGACGACGGATGAAGAGGTGCTGCAGGTGTTGCGCGAAGTTCTTGAAGGTACTCAAGACTCTTGTCGATCATTCACGATAATCCCACCACAGCTTCAAAAGGGAGAGTGA
- a CDS encoding Gfo/Idh/MocA family protein: MSKKLNIAVVGLGFGAEFIPIWQRHPHTNCYAICQRNEAKLKECGDYWKVDVRYTDYEDLLKDPNVDAVHINSPIPDHGWMSIAALKAGKHVACTVPMATSVEECLEIIKLTQETGLTYMMMETVVYAREYLFMKELADKGELGKLQFIQASHQQDMDGWPNYWPGLPPMHYATHCVGPVLGLAGGEAEYVSCFGSGTIREELIKHYNSPFAVETAHVKVHKSDLSVRIIRSLFDTARQYRESIDVYGSQKSVEWPLIEHEPLVLHTAKKPEQEIPEKVKCPDFASRLPEPIQRYTTKGVYDDDANTHLSFTQGAGHGGSHPHLAHEFAMALVEKREPFPNAKQSANWTCTGILAHESAMDGGAIKKLPVETLS; the protein is encoded by the coding sequence ATGAGCAAAAAACTCAACATCGCCGTCGTCGGCCTCGGATTCGGGGCGGAGTTCATTCCCATCTGGCAGCGCCATCCACATACGAACTGCTATGCGATCTGCCAGCGCAACGAAGCAAAGCTCAAGGAATGCGGTGACTATTGGAAGGTGGATGTGCGCTACACGGACTATGAGGATCTGCTCAAGGACCCGAACGTGGATGCGGTGCACATCAACTCGCCGATTCCGGATCACGGCTGGATGAGCATCGCGGCGCTGAAGGCAGGCAAGCATGTGGCCTGCACGGTACCCATGGCCACCAGCGTGGAGGAGTGCCTGGAGATCATCAAGCTCACCCAGGAGACCGGTCTCACCTACATGATGATGGAGACGGTGGTGTATGCTCGTGAGTACCTTTTCATGAAGGAGCTGGCGGACAAGGGTGAACTCGGAAAACTGCAGTTCATCCAGGCGAGCCACCAGCAGGACATGGATGGATGGCCGAACTACTGGCCAGGTCTGCCTCCCATGCACTACGCCACGCACTGTGTGGGCCCTGTGCTCGGCCTCGCCGGTGGTGAGGCGGAATATGTGAGCTGCTTTGGCTCAGGCACGATTCGTGAAGAACTCATCAAGCACTACAACTCACCCTTCGCCGTGGAGACGGCGCATGTGAAGGTGCACAAGTCTGACCTCAGCGTGCGCATCATCCGCTCACTCTTTGATACCGCGCGGCAGTACCGGGAGAGCATTGACGTGTATGGCAGCCAGAAGTCGGTGGAGTGGCCGCTCATCGAGCACGAACCGCTCGTGCTGCACACGGCGAAGAAACCCGAGCAGGAGATTCCCGAGAAGGTCAAGTGCCCCGACTTCGCCAGCCGTCTGCCGGAGCCCATTCAGCGCTATACCACGAAGGGCGTGTATGACGATGATGCGAATACGCACCTGAGCTTCACACAGGGTGCGGGACATGGGGGCAGCCATCCGCACCTCGCCCATGAGTTTGCCATGGCGCTGGTGGAGAAGCGTGAGCCCTTCCCGAATGCCAAGCAGAGCGCCAACTGGACCTGCACCGGCATCCTTGCACATGAGAGCGCGATGGATGGCGGGGCGATTAAGAAGCTGCCTGTGGAAACGCTGAGCTAG
- a CDS encoding methyltransferase, whose protein sequence is MTPISPENILKTGLAFWPAKTLLSAVELEVFTLLAKAPQDAATLQRALGLHTRGTLDFLDTLVALGFLQREEGLYRNAPETDLFLDKAKPSYIGGILEMANNRLYPFWGNLTTALRTGERQNEKLEGKDLFAELYKDPARLAEFLRAMSGVSRGANMAIAKQFPWLDYKTYVDVGTAQGDLAVQIALKNPHLRGIGFDLPEVGPIFSDYVALNGLKERVTFAGGSFFTDALPQADVVLMGHILHDWDLETKKMLLKKSYDALPAGGAVVVYESIIDDERSQNAFGLMMSLNMLVETDGGFDFTGADCIGWMREVGFRDMRVEHLVGPESMVVGIK, encoded by the coding sequence ATGACACCGATCTCTCCTGAAAACATCCTCAAGACCGGTCTTGCCTTCTGGCCTGCCAAGACCCTGCTCAGCGCCGTGGAGCTCGAAGTCTTCACGCTTCTGGCGAAGGCACCTCAGGATGCGGCCACCCTGCAGCGGGCGCTGGGGCTGCACACGCGAGGCACGTTGGATTTTCTGGATACGCTGGTGGCCCTGGGGTTTCTCCAGCGGGAAGAGGGGCTGTACCGCAATGCACCGGAAACGGACCTGTTCCTGGACAAGGCCAAGCCCTCCTACATTGGCGGCATCCTGGAGATGGCAAACAACCGGCTCTATCCCTTCTGGGGAAATCTCACCACGGCGTTGCGCACGGGTGAGCGGCAGAATGAGAAGCTGGAGGGCAAGGACCTCTTCGCGGAACTGTACAAGGACCCCGCCAGGCTGGCTGAGTTCCTCCGTGCCATGTCTGGTGTGAGTCGTGGAGCGAACATGGCCATCGCGAAACAATTCCCCTGGCTGGACTACAAAACGTACGTGGATGTGGGAACTGCGCAGGGAGATCTGGCCGTCCAGATTGCGTTGAAAAATCCGCATCTCCGGGGCATTGGCTTTGACCTGCCTGAGGTGGGTCCCATTTTCTCAGACTACGTGGCGCTGAATGGCCTGAAGGAACGCGTGACTTTTGCGGGAGGCAGCTTCTTCACAGACGCACTGCCGCAGGCGGATGTGGTGCTGATGGGCCACATCCTCCATGACTGGGATCTGGAGACAAAGAAGATGCTCCTGAAAAAATCCTATGACGCCCTGCCTGCCGGTGGTGCGGTGGTGGTGTACGAGTCCATCATTGATGATGAACGCTCCCAGAATGCCTTCGGCCTGATGATGAGCCTGAATATGCTCGTGGAGACGGATGGCGGCTTCGACTTCACCGGAGCCGATTGCATCGGCTGGATGCGGGAGGTGGGCTTCCGTGACATGCGCGTGGAGCATCTGGTGGGGCCGGAGTCGATGGTGGTGGGGATTAAGTGA